A portion of the Fulvia fulva chromosome 1, complete sequence genome contains these proteins:
- a CDS encoding Vegetative incompatibility protein HET-E-1: MRLLNTHTLNFEEFTAIPAYAILSHRWIGDEVSYDDYCSKSDREDARYDKIFQSCKLARSRKHKYIWIDTCCIDKRSSAELSEAINSMWDWYSSASECFAFLVDVHFTSNQDEMVSRLERSAWFRRGWTLQELLAPRIVTFCTSDWRIIGQKSDKHLLPALSDITSIPKDCIEYQFMLHTKCIAQRLSWAAKRETTRTEDTAYCLLGLVGVNMPLLYGEGDKAFLRLQQEIIRQSDDESIFAWRYVSPPSGYRAGILAPHVSFFSNSHGVRLLDGKRAPYSMTNKGLEIRSDATFVPSVGVYVLPLNCGYTQQLQADAGRSVKCTIVIRAEDGAYYRVAASRLGEHLGTMYVGRETEAVEESTYHIKLSRWQHSYQPAFSLLGRCVIRWRARKGRVTPGESAEQEQTWMLLEERATVE, translated from the coding sequence ATGCGGCTTCTCAACACTCACACCCTCAACTTCGAAGAATTCACTGCCATACCAGCATACGCCATCCTCTCTCACCGATGGATCGGGGACGAAGTCTCCTACGACGACTACTGTTCAAAGTCAGATCGCGAAGATGCTCGATATGATAAGATCTTTCAGTCTTGCAAATTGGCTCGAAGCCGCAAGCACAAGTACATCTGGATCGACACTTGCTGCATCGACAAGAGAAGCAGTGCAGAGCTCTCTGAGGCGATCAACAGTATGTGGGACTGGTACTCCAGTGCCTCAGAATGCTTTGCTTTCCTGGTCGACGTACACTTCACCTCAAACCAGGACGAGATGGTATCGCGACTCGAACGAAGCGCTTGGTTCCGCCGTGGCTGGACATTGCAAGAATTGCTTGCTCCTCGGATTGTTACGTTTTGTACATCTGACTGGCGCATCATCGGTCAGAAGAGTGACAAACACCTTCTGCCTGCACTGAGTGACATCACATCGATCCCGAAAGACTGTATTGAGTACCAGTTCATGCTTCACACGAAATGTATCGCTCAGAGACTCAGTTGGGCCGCCAAGCGCGAGACCACACGAACCGAAGACACGGCATATTGCTTGCTGGGTCTAGTGGGCGTGAACATGCCGCTGTTGTACGGGGAAGGAGACAAAGCGTTCTTGCGGCTCCAACAGGAGATCATCCGACAAAGTGACGATGAGTCCATATTCGCGTGGCGATACGTTTCTCCTCCATCTGGTTACAGGGCTGGAATCCTCGCACCCCACGTCAGCTTCTTCAGCAACTCACACGGTGTGCGACTTCTCGACGGCAAGCGTGCGCCATACTCTATGACCAACAAGGGATTAGAAATCAGGTCAGATGCCACTTTTGTCCCTTCCGTTGGCGTCTACGTCCTCCCTCTGAATTGTGGATACACACAGCAGCTACAAGCTGACGCAGGACGCTCTGTGAAATGTACAATCGTGATACGCGCAGAAGATGGCGCCTACTATCGAGTTGCCGCGTCACGATTAGGCGAGCATCTTGGTACAATGTATGTTGGCCGTGAGACTGAAGCGGTTGAGGAGTCAACCTACCACATCAAACTGTCACGATGGCAGCATAGCTACCAGCCAGCCTTCTCGCTTCTTGGGAGATGTGTTATTAGGTGGAGGGCCAGGAAAGGACGCGTTACCCCCGGCGAGTCTGCTGAGCAAGAGCAGACGTGGATGTTACTCGAGGAGCGTGCGACTGTCGAGTAA